In the genome of Microcoleus sp. FACHB-672, one region contains:
- the pap gene encoding polyphosphate:AMP phosphotransferase — MLDTLDLNVSLDKDTYKTQIEALMRELRQLQQACWEKKLPTIVVLEGWAAAGKGSLVKKMVEYMDPRGFVVHPIWPATEQERQYPFLWRFWQKLPARGSIGFFYHSWYTHVLEGRLFGRLPETEVHSAMSQINAFERQLMDDGATVVKFWIHISKKELKSRLKKAGADELKAWRVRPEDWQQANRYPEYAAFAEEMVSRTSTGIAPWTLVEGDCERWARVKVLTKMVTSLREALDRLQSQALPPVRDPQEQLDATEPDFLGQTDLSVSLDKKDYKKQLRKEQLQLRKLQLSIHENQVPVLVLFEGWDAAGKGGAIKRLTDVLDPRSYIVSAFAAPTDEEKAHHYLWRFWRRLPTAGTIGIFDRSWYGRVLVERVEGFATETEWRRAYQEMIEFEEQLTSAGCVLVKFWLHISPEEQLKRFQEREENAFKQHKLTTEDWRNREQWSLYNVAVNQMIGRTSTPTAPWTVVAGNDKYFARVKVIQTVTEAIRSELKRR; from the coding sequence ATGTTAGACACCCTAGACTTAAATGTGTCTCTAGATAAAGACACCTACAAAACTCAGATTGAAGCCCTGATGCGGGAACTGCGGCAACTGCAACAGGCGTGTTGGGAAAAAAAATTGCCGACCATCGTTGTATTGGAAGGCTGGGCGGCGGCGGGTAAAGGTTCGCTGGTGAAGAAAATGGTGGAATACATGGACCCGCGTGGGTTTGTAGTTCACCCAATTTGGCCGGCAACTGAACAAGAGCGACAGTACCCATTTCTGTGGCGGTTTTGGCAAAAACTGCCGGCACGTGGCAGTATCGGTTTTTTCTATCACAGTTGGTACACTCACGTCTTAGAAGGCCGGCTTTTTGGGCGTTTGCCTGAAACAGAGGTTCACTCAGCAATGAGTCAAATTAACGCCTTCGAGCGCCAACTCATGGATGATGGCGCAACGGTTGTTAAATTTTGGATTCATATAAGCAAAAAAGAATTAAAAAGCCGGCTCAAAAAAGCCGGTGCGGATGAACTAAAAGCATGGCGGGTACGCCCGGAAGACTGGCAGCAAGCCAACCGCTACCCAGAATACGCAGCGTTTGCTGAAGAAATGGTGAGCCGCACCAGCACCGGCATCGCGCCTTGGACGCTTGTAGAGGGAGACTGTGAGCGCTGGGCACGGGTTAAAGTTTTAACGAAAATGGTAACAAGCCTTAGAGAAGCACTCGACCGACTGCAAAGTCAAGCGCTGCCACCTGTTAGAGATCCACAAGAGCAGTTAGACGCAACTGAACCAGACTTCTTAGGGCAAACTGATCTGAGTGTGAGCCTTGACAAAAAAGATTACAAAAAGCAGTTACGCAAAGAACAACTACAACTGCGAAAACTTCAACTGAGCATTCACGAAAACCAAGTGCCGGTGCTGGTGCTATTTGAAGGATGGGATGCTGCCGGCAAAGGCGGAGCGATTAAACGCTTAACTGATGTTCTCGATCCCCGCAGTTATATTGTCAGCGCCTTTGCCGCCCCCACAGATGAAGAAAAAGCCCATCACTACCTTTGGCGGTTTTGGCGCAGGTTGCCCACCGCCGGCACCATTGGCATTTTTGATCGCAGTTGGTATGGGCGAGTGCTAGTTGAGCGTGTCGAAGGATTTGCCACCGAAACCGAATGGCGTCGCGCCTACCAAGAAATGATCGAGTTTGAGGAGCAACTAACCAGCGCCGGCTGCGTGTTGGTAAAATTCTGGCTACACATCAGCCCAGAAGAACAGTTAAAGCGCTTTCAAGAACGCGAAGAAAATGCCTTTAAGCAACACAAACTCACCACAGAAGATTGGCGCAACCGAGAGCAATGGTCACTTTACAATGTGGCAGTCAATCAGATGATTGGGCGTACCAGTACACCCACTGCGCCTTGGACAGTGGTTGCCGGCAATGATAAATATTTTGCTCGCGTCAAAGTCATTCAAACTGTTACAGAAGCAATTCGCAGTGAGCTGAAACGCCGGTGA
- a CDS encoding pentapeptide repeat-containing protein: protein MEVSHLLRLYDAGERDFAGINLQGANLSGVTLIGVNLTGANLMGANLSRAFLTKANLNDTFLNWADLSFVKLSEGNLADADLTKANLNGAFLVKSDLSKAKLSGANLTGVNLRGANLQRVNLCSANLSDINLRGANLSRANLNWANLSGARLSGAILDGAFLNGVNLSKAFLNGIELNGVDLNGVDLRGAKLSGINLQDANLMASNLSAAKLRGGSLIGANLAGSDLSQAFLSKANLNWSNLTNADLSGADLSEAHLLGAKIEGADFTGVTLPESTRRYLCLIAAGTTAWTGKETRETLSC from the coding sequence ATGGAAGTCAGTCATCTACTTAGGCTCTACGATGCGGGAGAGAGGGACTTTGCCGGTATCAACTTGCAAGGGGCAAACCTGAGTGGGGTAACTTTAATCGGGGTCAACCTCACAGGTGCCAACCTCATGGGAGCTAATCTCAGTCGCGCTTTCCTGACAAAGGCAAACCTGAATGATACCTTTCTCAACTGGGCAGATTTAAGTTTTGTTAAACTCAGCGAAGGCAATCTCGCTGATGCTGACCTGACTAAGGCTAACCTTAACGGCGCTTTTTTGGTGAAATCAGACCTATCTAAAGCCAAACTCAGCGGCGCTAATCTCACCGGCGTTAATCTGCGCGGTGCCAATCTGCAACGTGTAAATTTATGTAGCGCCAATCTCAGTGATATTAATCTGCGAGGGGCTAACCTCAGTCGAGCCAATCTTAATTGGGCAAATTTGTCAGGTGCAAGGCTCAGTGGGGCGATCCTTGATGGAGCGTTTTTAAATGGCGTGAACCTCAGTAAAGCTTTTTTGAATGGGATTGAACTGAATGGCGTCGATCTCAACGGCGTTGATCTCAGGGGAGCTAAACTGAGCGGCATCAACCTGCAAGATGCAAATTTAATGGCTTCAAATCTCAGCGCTGCAAAGCTTCGGGGAGGCAGCTTGATCGGAGCAAATTTGGCCGGCTCCGACTTGAGTCAGGCATTCTTGAGCAAAGCAAATCTGAATTGGAGCAATCTCACGAACGCAGATTTAAGCGGTGCCGATCTCAGTGAAGCGCATTTATTAGGGGCAAAAATCGAGGGAGCTGACTTTACCGGCGTCACGCTCCCTGAATCAACCCGCCGGTATCTTTGCTTAATTGCCGCCGGCACCACCGCCTGGACTGGCAAAGAGACGAGGGAGACGTTGAGTTGTTAA
- a CDS encoding ABC transporter ATP-binding protein, whose product MARSRLQKLANYLRPHWKPAALGVLALLIVNAVGVYIPLLISNSIDQLRLSVETTERTSIQPILPYVVLILVLATLMWGIRVVSRLLLFGVGRQVEFDLKQNIFQHLLTLEPSYFAVNTTGDLINRATSDVDNIRRLLGFAVLSLANTVFAYALTLPVMMSINLRLTVLAIAVYPIMLILVQLFADRLRNQQLVVQEELSGLSELIQEDMSGISLIKIYAQEGNERRAFAQNNSRLLEANLKLARTRTLLFPILSGLASLSLLVLLAFGAGAIAAKQITVGDFIALILYVERLVFPTALLGFTITAYQRGEVSIDRIESILTVEPRIQNSAKAIELPKPVRGTLQARGLTYTYPGASVPALKNVTFEIAAGETVAVVGPIGSGKSTLANALPRLLDIAPGQLFLDGCDITEVRLQDLRGALAYVPQDSFLFSTTIRNNIRYGNALAEQPEVEYAAKQAQIEGEILNFPQQYETIVGERGITLSGGQRQRAALARALLMDVPVLILDDALSSVDNQTATDILNNLSTGIQRKTVIFISHQMSAAATADRIFVMEQGQIVEAGTHPELMQKGGLYRSLWNQQKLKELLK is encoded by the coding sequence ATGGCTCGCTCTCGATTGCAAAAACTAGCCAATTATTTGCGTCCCCACTGGAAACCAGCGGCTTTGGGCGTTTTAGCGCTGCTGATTGTTAACGCTGTGGGAGTTTACATTCCTCTGTTAATTAGCAATAGCATTGATCAACTCAGACTCAGTGTAGAAACAACCGAGCGCACGTCTATCCAACCGATTTTGCCCTATGTCGTGCTGATCTTGGTGCTGGCGACGTTAATGTGGGGAATTCGGGTGGTGTCGCGGCTATTGCTGTTTGGGGTGGGCCGGCAGGTAGAATTTGACTTGAAACAAAATATTTTTCAACACCTGCTGACCCTTGAACCGTCTTACTTTGCCGTTAATACCACCGGCGATCTGATTAACCGCGCGACGTCTGATGTGGATAATATTCGGCGCTTACTGGGGTTTGCCGTGTTGAGTTTGGCAAATACGGTGTTTGCCTACGCGCTGACGCTGCCGGTGATGATGTCGATTAATCTTCGCCTGACTGTGCTGGCAATTGCAGTTTATCCCATCATGCTGATTTTGGTGCAGCTATTTGCTGATCGCCTCCGTAATCAACAATTAGTGGTGCAAGAAGAACTCTCTGGTTTGAGTGAGTTGATTCAGGAGGATATGAGCGGCATTTCCCTGATTAAAATTTACGCACAGGAGGGAAACGAACGTCGCGCTTTTGCCCAGAATAACAGTCGGCTTTTAGAGGCGAATTTGAAGTTAGCCAGAACTCGGACGCTGCTGTTTCCGATTCTTTCTGGATTGGCAAGTTTGAGTTTGCTGGTGTTGCTGGCATTTGGTGCCGGGGCAATTGCAGCAAAGCAAATTACGGTGGGGGATTTTATTGCTTTAATTCTTTATGTTGAGCGTTTAGTATTCCCAACGGCGCTGCTAGGTTTCACGATTACTGCTTATCAACGAGGTGAAGTCAGTATTGATCGCATCGAGTCGATTCTTACAGTTGAGCCTAGAATTCAGAACTCTGCGAAAGCTATTGAATTACCAAAGCCGGTGCGGGGGACTTTGCAAGCACGGGGGTTGACTTATACTTATCCGGGTGCGAGTGTGCCGGCTTTAAAAAATGTCACCTTTGAGATTGCTGCCGGTGAAACCGTGGCGGTTGTGGGTCCCATTGGTTCGGGTAAATCGACGTTGGCAAATGCCTTGCCGCGCTTGTTGGATATTGCACCTGGACAATTATTTTTAGATGGTTGCGATATTACTGAAGTACGATTGCAGGATTTGCGGGGGGCGCTTGCTTACGTTCCTCAAGATAGTTTTTTGTTTAGCACGACAATTAGAAATAATATCCGTTATGGCAATGCTTTAGCTGAACAACCAGAAGTGGAATATGCAGCGAAACAAGCGCAAATTGAGGGAGAAATTTTGAATTTTCCCCAGCAATATGAAACGATTGTGGGAGAGCGCGGAATTACGCTTTCTGGGGGACAGCGGCAGCGTGCCGCATTGGCGCGGGCTTTGTTGATGGATGTGCCGGTGTTGATTTTGGATGATGCGCTTTCGAGTGTGGATAATCAGACGGCGACGGATATTTTAAATAATTTATCCACCGGCATCCAGCGCAAAACGGTAATTTTCATTTCTCATCAGATGTCCGCAGCCGCAACCGCTGACCGCATTTTTGTCATGGAGCAAGGTCAGATTGTAGAAGCCGGCACTCATCCTGAGTTAATGCAGAAAGGCGGTTTATATCGCTCACTTTGGAATCAGCAAAAATTAAAGGAATTGCTGAAATAA
- a CDS encoding YdcF family protein, producing MFSLLTQALLWLLLLTFLWYILQRVVPKNYLAVLGYAVLLLALIMPFFYPADPLSGSAWSILSLPLKPLSLSLLLLLLGTSDVWAGGLKDGKKVVKPNLVIWALVILLLSSNPWISRYLERQVISAGVQPAQVCQTTTTTQIAGTIVVLGRGVTEAYQPAGTQIPQIDTNERIMEAVEQQQQQVSLGNRPLTIVSAGKLVVGTRNQTETEYIETRLANMNVSPITEYSSVSVHDTAVNLKRVSNNQGNVNNRVIVVASAIDVGRAQLTFQKQGVTTIPRASNLQEIICDQRQRRLALADFIPSVEALLRSTRAINEFFALLYYFMRGWLTLS from the coding sequence ATGTTTTCTTTACTAACCCAAGCACTGCTATGGCTGCTGCTGCTTACCTTTTTGTGGTACATATTGCAGCGAGTGGTGCCGAAAAATTATTTGGCTGTGTTGGGCTACGCAGTATTGTTGCTCGCCCTGATCATGCCATTTTTCTATCCAGCCGATCCATTGAGTGGTAGTGCTTGGAGCATTTTGTCATTACCGCTGAAGCCGCTGAGTCTGTCTCTGTTGCTGTTGCTGCTAGGCACGAGCGATGTTTGGGCGGGAGGGCTGAAGGATGGAAAGAAAGTTGTCAAGCCCAATTTAGTCATTTGGGCTTTGGTAATTTTGCTGCTTTCGAGTAACCCTTGGATCTCTCGGTATTTGGAACGCCAAGTGATTTCAGCCGGCGTCCAGCCAGCTCAAGTTTGTCAGACAACGACTACTACTCAAATAGCCGGTACGATTGTGGTGTTAGGACGGGGCGTGACTGAGGCGTATCAACCTGCGGGCACTCAAATTCCGCAGATAGATACGAACGAACGGATTATGGAAGCGGTTGAACAACAGCAGCAGCAGGTTAGCTTAGGCAATCGCCCGCTTACAATCGTCAGCGCCGGCAAATTGGTGGTGGGGACGAGAAATCAAACTGAAACTGAATATATCGAGACTAGGCTGGCAAATATGAACGTGTCGCCGATTACAGAATACTCAAGTGTGAGCGTTCACGACACTGCCGTTAATCTCAAACGAGTCTCGAACAATCAAGGAAATGTCAACAATCGAGTCATTGTGGTCGCCTCTGCGATTGATGTGGGACGTGCCCAGTTGACCTTTCAAAAGCAGGGAGTTACGACAATTCCCCGCGCCAGTAACTTGCAAGAAATCATCTGCGATCAAAGGCAAAGGCGTTTAGCGCTAGCCGACTTTATCCCTTCTGTAGAAGCGCTGCTACGCTCCACACGAGCCATTAATGAATTTTTTGCCTTACTTTACTACTTTATGCGCGGCTGGCTCACCCTAAGCTAG
- a CDS encoding GUN4 domain-containing protein, translating into MIDSTTSSAPNASMDITGFGSQLRSAPEKTQLQLIQQLADPSEAGLDILMEFLIERRSGPATVAIGKAYQMLFQSDSPKAAEFLNTHFPTGVVPLRSERGIDYLPLQKMLAAQDFQEADRLTLQLMCELAGASAVQRKWLYFTEVDNFPIPDLQTLDHLWGVYSEGKFGFSVQREIWLSLGKNWDKLWPKINWKAGNNWTRYPQGFTWDLSAPKGHLPLTNQLRGVRVMAKLLTHPAWEARPDREG; encoded by the coding sequence ATGATTGACTCGACGACTTCCTCAGCACCCAACGCCTCAATGGATATCACCGGCTTTGGCTCCCAGTTAAGATCGGCACCAGAGAAAACCCAACTGCAACTGATTCAGCAGCTGGCAGATCCGAGTGAGGCCGGTTTGGACATTTTAATGGAATTCTTAATAGAGCGCCGGTCTGGGCCGGCAACTGTGGCCATCGGGAAAGCTTACCAGATGCTTTTCCAATCCGATTCACCCAAAGCAGCAGAATTCCTGAACACTCACTTTCCCACCGGAGTCGTCCCGCTACGCTCAGAAAGGGGAATCGACTATCTCCCGCTGCAAAAAATGCTTGCAGCTCAAGACTTTCAAGAAGCAGATCGGCTGACGCTGCAATTGATGTGTGAGTTAGCCGGTGCCAGTGCAGTGCAAAGAAAGTGGTTGTATTTCACCGAAGTAGACAACTTCCCGATCCCCGATCTGCAAACCCTCGACCATTTGTGGGGGGTTTACTCTGAAGGCAAGTTTGGTTTTTCTGTACAGCGAGAAATTTGGCTATCCCTTGGCAAAAACTGGGACAAACTGTGGCCAAAAATTAACTGGAAAGCCGGCAATAACTGGACTCGCTACCCCCAAGGGTTTACCTGGGATCTGAGCGCACCGAAGGGGCATTTGCCACTGACCAACCAATTGCGGGGCGTGAGAGTGATGGCAAAGTTGCTCACGCACCCAGCCTGGGAGGCGCGTCCAGATCGGGAAGGATGA
- a CDS encoding ATP-binding protein produces the protein MLPEAHCQEFMLCHPDEVLNTVPCGFLSFTDDGTISLVNATMLELLGHEFDAVWGRRIESILPLASRVFFQTHFFPLLKLHGKVEEIYISVRSKQGTDIPMLVNGVRRERVGSFVNDCIFVPMRQRIQYEAEILQAKKIAEAAILAQNLANAALEQVQVELAAKQVELLELNAKLEKQVEQRTAQLQQALSFESLLQRITDKVRDSLDEAQILQTAVQELGVGLGIEYCDAGIYNADQTLVSIAYKYDKTQTLTQGQVGEIAPMRPVIYPSLLRGEASQFCEIAPDWVLHSSSQLASLACPIYDDQGILGDLWLFRQKEGSFSNLEIRLVQQVANHCAIAMRQSRLYQAAQLQVQELERLNQLKDDFLSTVSHELRTPMSSIKMATQMLEISLEPLGVFTSDSNLINRYFKILQEEGQREISLINDLLDMTRLDSGTEPLNLTDDVILEFYIPHIAEPFIERTRNQQQQLEIKIPENLPPLTTDLSYLERILTELLHNAWKYTPPGETITLSAEATPTGLEILVSNSGVEIPADECDRIFDKFYRIPNNDPWKHGGTGLGLALVKKFADQLGIDISVKSTYGETTFVLKFESFG, from the coding sequence ATGCTACCTGAGGCACACTGCCAAGAGTTTATGCTCTGCCACCCAGACGAGGTGCTGAACACCGTACCCTGCGGCTTCCTCTCGTTTACCGACGATGGCACAATTTCCCTCGTTAACGCCACAATGCTGGAATTACTCGGCCACGAGTTCGATGCTGTATGGGGCCGGCGCATCGAATCGATTTTACCACTTGCCAGCCGCGTCTTTTTTCAGACCCATTTCTTCCCCCTGCTAAAACTGCACGGCAAGGTGGAGGAAATATACATCTCAGTCAGATCCAAGCAGGGAACTGATATCCCCATGCTCGTCAATGGGGTGCGCCGGGAACGTGTAGGAAGCTTCGTCAATGACTGCATCTTTGTACCGATGCGGCAGCGTATCCAGTACGAAGCTGAAATTCTTCAGGCAAAGAAAATAGCAGAAGCAGCCATCCTCGCCCAAAACCTAGCAAACGCTGCCCTAGAGCAAGTTCAGGTAGAATTGGCAGCCAAGCAAGTAGAGCTGCTCGAACTCAATGCTAAGCTCGAAAAGCAAGTTGAGCAACGCACTGCCCAACTGCAACAAGCATTAAGTTTTGAATCATTGCTGCAACGAATTACCGATAAAGTCCGTGACAGTCTCGACGAGGCACAGATCCTGCAAACAGCTGTGCAAGAATTGGGGGTTGGGTTAGGGATCGAATATTGCGATGCCGGTATTTACAACGCTGATCAAACCCTCGTTTCGATTGCTTACAAATACGATAAAACCCAGACGTTGACTCAAGGGCAAGTTGGGGAAATTGCTCCTATGCGTCCAGTTATTTATCCCTCCCTTTTGCGTGGAGAAGCTTCTCAATTCTGTGAGATCGCCCCTGATTGGGTACTCCATAGCTCTAGTCAATTAGCAAGCCTTGCGTGCCCTATCTATGACGACCAAGGAATTTTAGGCGATCTGTGGCTGTTCAGGCAAAAAGAAGGAAGCTTTAGCAACTTAGAAATCCGGCTAGTACAGCAAGTTGCAAATCATTGTGCGATTGCAATGCGCCAATCTCGCTTGTATCAGGCAGCTCAGCTTCAAGTACAAGAACTGGAACGGCTGAATCAGCTAAAAGATGATTTTCTTAGTACCGTTTCCCATGAACTGCGGACTCCTATGTCCAGTATCAAAATGGCAACCCAGATGCTGGAAATTAGTTTAGAGCCTTTGGGCGTATTCACCAGTGACTCGAACTTAATTAACCGCTATTTCAAAATTCTCCAAGAGGAGGGGCAGCGCGAGATTAGTTTAATCAACGATCTCCTCGATATGACTCGCCTAGATTCAGGGACTGAACCGCTTAATCTCACTGATGATGTTATTCTCGAATTTTATATTCCTCATATTGCAGAACCATTTATTGAACGTACCCGCAATCAACAGCAGCAATTGGAAATCAAAATTCCTGAAAATCTCCCCCCATTAACCACGGATCTTTCCTATTTAGAGCGGATTTTGACTGAACTTCTGCATAATGCCTGGAAATACACTCCTCCGGGAGAAACCATCACTTTATCTGCTGAAGCAACCCCAACCGGCTTAGAAATTTTGGTCAGTAACTCTGGCGTGGAAATTCCTGCAGATGAATGTGATCGGATCTTTGACAAGTTTTACCGCATTCCTAACAATGACCCCTGGAAACATGGTGGAACAGGACTAGGGTTAGCGTTGGTGAAAAAATTCGCAGATCAGTTAGGAATTGACATCTCCGTTAAAAGCACTTACGGGGAAACGACTTTTGTTCTGAAGTTTGAGTCTTTCGGATAA
- a CDS encoding pentapeptide repeat-containing protein codes for MNIEEILKQYATGARNFTKANLRKADLGEADLKGINLSEADLSGANLRNANLTGAILRGAKLAKADLRRANLSGADMTDAVLVVANLSWAELIGTNLSKADLRGARLREANLVGANLSRANLRQADLHGANLCEVKLRRANLRGADLIGANLAKVDLGGADLIEAGLIRANLIEAILSAADLSKANLLGANLHGVNLIGADLSGATMPDGSIHP; via the coding sequence ATGAACATTGAGGAAATTCTGAAGCAATACGCCACAGGAGCCAGAAATTTTACGAAAGCCAACCTGCGGAAGGCTGACTTGGGTGAAGCTGACTTAAAAGGCATCAACTTGAGTGAAGCTGATCTCAGTGGGGCCAACCTACGCAACGCCAACCTCACCGGCGCAATTTTAAGAGGAGCCAAACTCGCAAAAGCCGATTTGAGGCGAGCCAACCTTTCGGGAGCAGATATGACAGACGCAGTGCTGGTTGTGGCTAACTTGAGTTGGGCAGAACTGATTGGTACAAACTTAAGCAAGGCTGACTTAAGGGGTGCCAGACTGCGGGAAGCCAACCTGGTAGGAGCCAATTTATCGAGGGCCAATTTGCGACAGGCAGATTTGCATGGAGCCAACTTGTGCGAAGTTAAACTCCGCCGTGCCAACCTCAGAGGAGCGGATCTGATTGGAGCCAACTTGGCTAAAGTAGACTTAGGTGGAGCAGATTTGATAGAAGCCGGCCTGATCCGAGCCAATCTTATTGAAGCCATCTTAAGCGCCGCAGATTTAAGTAAAGCCAACCTACTTGGCGCAAATTTACACGGTGTCAACTTAATCGGCGCAGATTTAAGTGGGGCAACGATGCCGGATGGCAGCATCCATCCTTAA
- the rfaE2 gene encoding D-glycero-beta-D-manno-heptose 1-phosphate adenylyltransferase: MFPGLYTLTELQQALASEPERWRPLVFTNGCFDLLHAGHVRYLQAAKSLGRTLIVGLNSDHSVQAIKPNREGLPSRPIVPEMQRAEVLCALKPVDGVVIFSEITATNLIAALKPDIYVKGGDYQIQTLPEAPTVQAYGGRIELVKIEIPSSTTAIINRILHPQGDPA; encoded by the coding sequence ATGTTTCCTGGTCTCTACACCTTAACTGAACTGCAACAAGCCCTCGCCTCAGAACCCGAACGCTGGCGACCACTTGTATTCACCAACGGCTGCTTTGATCTGCTCCATGCCGGCCATGTTCGCTACCTGCAAGCCGCCAAATCCCTAGGTCGAACACTGATTGTGGGATTAAACAGCGATCACTCTGTACAAGCTATCAAACCCAACCGGGAAGGACTTCCCAGCCGGCCTATTGTGCCAGAAATGCAACGCGCAGAAGTGCTGTGTGCGCTCAAGCCGGTGGATGGAGTCGTGATCTTTAGCGAAATCACTGCAACCAACCTGATTGCCGCCTTGAAACCGGATATTTACGTCAAAGGCGGCGACTATCAAATTCAAACCCTGCCCGAAGCCCCAACCGTTCAAGCTTATGGGGGTCGCATCGAGTTGGTTAAAATTGAAATTCCTTCCTCGACCACCGCGATTATTAACCGGATCTTGCATCCCCAAGGCGATCCCGCTTAA